The Dermacentor albipictus isolate Rhodes 1998 colony chromosome 2, USDA_Dalb.pri_finalv2, whole genome shotgun sequence genome has a segment encoding these proteins:
- the CenB1A gene encoding arf-GAP with coiled-coil, ANK repeat and PH domain-containing protein 2 isoform X2, with protein sequence MRPIIDLDECIRDSPKFREALEENEESIDQLEIKLDKLVKLCTNMVETGKSHVTAKSAFINGIWDLVGYFKDDASIVSSLNRFIQILTDVLKYQSILLEHAQKSIVKNLSHFIKADIRQSKETRRHFEKISDDLDNALFRNSQVQRTKVSECEDAHNVLIATRSCFQHLTLDYVHQLSCLQSKKRHEVLQTLLSLMGAYSTYFHQGSDLFEDSEPFLKQLGATLDKLSKESADLSKQLDSRHTLVTSKDVIPVVHKDPSANNGISLEGYLFKRTSNAFKTWNRRWFIIQNGQLVYRKRSKDEQRTIMEEDLRLCTVKPALDFERRFCFEVLSPSKTHMLQADSQESYDCWITALQSGISRALDQPARDDEDEKLSKNEWKASSDSSLSSTSRQSANPVPKPPRAHIQLTGIPGNDMCCDCRSPGPCWASINLGITLCIECSGIHRSMGVHVSKVRSLTLDTWEPEILKVMAELGNTVINSVYEARVDENVAVRATPDCSRSVREAWIKAKYLQKAFVKPLLGSVACLSPPRDASRASPAATPVLRKATLPQRWSVRKMHRRRRTIHAQDQRQVDAGDTALGVSRRHSSAVTLPADKSPVSIDALSVSSVGSETRFSMASQESGVVMKEGASLPPLDSEGKAAVEMSSNQSEDNVLVFGESLVQVMPPPSELELDSADESPTQDEEDTTQEEDMSNLSPSLLLYRAAAAHNLPVMCLALANGADPNWPNPDEGGRYPLHQAIQSGSIMACEFLLLNGAKSNSADDNGRTSLHISTLLGNTGQVCLLLKHGADQHSQDKDGATALKMAVDNANPDIVTMLRLAKLNEEIRRDEFGNPGDDTFIDVVRDFSHMASNNPEKLRRQPSKHAE encoded by the exons ATGAGGCCGATCATAGACCTCGACGAATGTATCCGGGACTCTCCGAAATTTCG GGAGGCACTAGAGGAAAATGAAGAGAGCATCGATCAACtagaaattaagcttgataaa ttGGTAAAGCTGTGCACCAACATGGTTGAGACTGGAAAAAGCCATGTCACAGCGAAGAG TGCATTTATCAACGGCATCTGGGATTTGGTTGGTTATTTCAAGGACGATGCATCCATTGTG AGTTCTCTAAATAGGTTTATACAGATTCTTACAGACGTGTTGAAATATCAGTCG ATACTCCTTGAGCATGCACAGAAGTCCATAGTGAAAAACCTGAGCCACTTCATCAAGGC GGACATCCGCCAGAGCAAGGAGACGCGACGACACTTTGAGAAGATCAGTGACGACCTGGACAATGCGCTGTTCCGCAACTCGCAGGTGCAACGCACCAAGGTTTCGGAGTGTGAGGATGCCCACAATGTGCTGATTGCCACTCGGTCCTGCTTTCAACACTTGACACTTGATTATGTTCATCAA CTCAGCTGTTTGCAGTCTAAGAAGAGGCATGAGGTGCTGCAAACT CTGTTATCTCTCATGGGTGCCTACAGTACGTACTTTCACCAAGGCTCGGACTTGTTTGAGGACTCTGAGCCCTTTCTCAAGCAGCTGGGAGCCACC CTTGACAAGCTCAGCAAGGAGTCTGCTGACCTTTCAAAGCAACTTGACTCAAGGCACACTCTTGTGACCTCAAAG GATGTGATCCCAGTAGTCCATAAGGACCCTTCGGCCAACAACGGCATCAGCCTGGAAGGATACCTGTTCAAGCGCACCTCCAATGCCTTCAAGACCTGGAACAGGCGGTGGTTCATCATCCAGAATGGTCAGCTAGTGTACCGCAAGCGCTCCAAGGACGAGCAGCGCACAATCATGGAGGAAGACTTGCGGCTGTGCACCGTGAAACCCGCACTGGATTTTGAGCGACGGTTCTGCTTTGAGGTCCTCTCGCCTTCAAA GACTCACATGCTGCAAGCAGATTCTCAAGAGTCGTACGACTGCTGGATCACTGCTTTGCAGTCGGGAATCTCACGCGCGTTAGACCAGCCTGCACGAGATGACGAGGACGAGAAGCTTTCAAAGAAT GAATGGAAAGCATCATCAGATTCTTCATTGTCATCGACCTCAAGGCAAAGTGCAAACCCAGTACCAAAACCTCCAAGGGCTCACAT CCAACTCACTGGCATCCCTGGGAATGATATGTGTTGCGACTGCCGTTCACCTGGACCTTGTTGGGCCAGCATCAACCTGGGTATCACTCTGTGCATCGAATGCTCTGGGATACACAG GAGCATGGGCGTGCATGTGTCCAAAGTGCGCTCCCTGACGCTCGACACCTGGGAGCCGGAAATACTCAAGGTGATGGCTGAACTGGGCAACACAGTCATCAACAGCGTCTACGAGGCTCGCGTGGATGAAAACGTTGCTGTCAGGGCCACACCAGACTGCAGCAg GAGTGTCCGTGAGGCCTGGATTAAGGCTAAGTACTTGCAGAAGGCATTTGTGAAGCCACTTCTTGGGTCAGTGGCCTGCCTGTCCCCACCACGCGATGCGTCACGCGCATCACCAGCAGCAACACCGGTTCTGCGAAAAGCCACGCTGCCTCAACGCTGGAGCGTTCGCAAAATGCACCGTCGCAGGAGGACCATTCATGCCCAAGACCAGCGTCAAGTAGATGCAG GTGACACTGCTCTTGGGGTCTCCCGGCGCCATAGCAGCGCTGTCACATTGCCGGCCGACAAGTCCCCCGTCAGCATCGACGCCTTGTCTGTGAGCTCTGTAGGCTCGGAGACCCGCTTCAGCATGGCCTCGCAGGAGAGTGGGGTGGTCATGAAGGAGGGCGCCTCTCTGCCCCCTTTGGACAGTGAAGGAAAGGCTGCGGTTGAGATGTCCTCCAACCAATCCGAGGACAATGTGCTCGTCTTTGGGGAGTCCCTCGTCCAGGTCATGCCGCCGCCTTCAG AGCTGGAGCTGGACAGCGCAGATGAGTCGCCGACACAAGACGAAGAGGACACAACCCAGGAAGAAGACATGTCCAACCTGAGCCCCAGCTTGCTCCTGTACAG GGCAGCGGCTGCCCACAACTTGCCAGTGATGTGTCTTGCCCTGGCGAATGGAGCTGACCCGAACTGGCCCAATCCGGATGAAGGGGGTCGATACCCTCTCCACCAGGCTATACAGAGC GGCTCTATCATGGCCTGCGAGTTCCTGCTCCTCAATGGTGCCAAATCAAACAGCGCCGACGACAACGGGCGCACGTCCCTCCACATCTCTACCCTGCTGGGGAACACGGG GCAAGTGTGCCTTTTGCTGAAGCATGGGGCTGATCAGCACTCTCAGGATAAGGATGGCGCAACAGCACTGAAGATGGCTGTGGATAACGCCAACCCCGATATCGTCACCATGCTCAGGCTCGCCAAGCTCAATGAGGAGATTCGCCGTGATGAGTTTGGCAACCCAG GTGACGACACCTTCATCGACGTTGTCCGAGACTTCTCACACATGGCCTCCAACAATCCGGAGAAGCTGCGGCGCCAGCCAAGCAAGCACGCGGAGTGA
- the CenB1A gene encoding arf-GAP with coiled-coil, ANK repeat and PH domain-containing protein 2 isoform X1: protein MRPIIDLDECIRDSPKFREALEENEESIDQLEIKLDKLVKLCTNMVETGKSHVTAKSAFINGIWDLVGYFKDDASIVSSLNRFIQILTDVLKYQSILLEHAQKSIVKNLSHFIKADIRQSKETRRHFEKISDDLDNALFRNSQVQRTKVSECEDAHNVLIATRSCFQHLTLDYVHQLSCLQSKKRHEVLQTLLSLMGAYSTYFHQGSDLFEDSEPFLKQLGATLDKLSKESADLSKQLDSRHTLVTSKDVIPVVHKDPSANNGISLEGYLFKRTSNAFKTWNRRWFIIQNGQLVYRKRSKDEQRTIMEEDLRLCTVKPALDFERRFCFEVLSPSKTHMLQADSQESYDCWITALQSGISRALDQPARDDEDEKLSKNEWKASSDSSLSSTSRQSANPVPKPPRAHIQLTGIPGNDMCCDCRSPGPCWASINLGITLCIECSGIHRSMGVHVSKVRSLTLDTWEPEILKVMAELGNTVINSVYEARVDENVAVRATPDCSRSVREAWIKAKYLQKAFVKPLLGSVACLSPPRDASRASPAATPVLRKATLPQRWSVRKMHRRRRTIHAQDQRQVDAGDTALGVSRRHSSAVTLPADKSPVSIDALSVSSVGSETRFSMASQESGVVMKEGASLPPLDSEGKAAVEMSSNQSEDNVLVFGESLVQVMPPPSELELDSADESPTQDEEDTTQEEDMSNLSPSLLLYRAAAAHNLPVMCLALANGADPNWPNPDEGGRYPLHQAIQSGSIMACEFLLLNGAKSNSADDNGRTSLHISTLLGNTGQVCLLLKHGADQHSQDKDGATALKMAVDNANPDIVTMLRLAKLNEEIRRDEFGNPAAAVGHASAPLGRRGKSRKGKRLVTTCLSSLHPSLEKAMGPRLKSQHRMSDGQY from the exons ATGAGGCCGATCATAGACCTCGACGAATGTATCCGGGACTCTCCGAAATTTCG GGAGGCACTAGAGGAAAATGAAGAGAGCATCGATCAACtagaaattaagcttgataaa ttGGTAAAGCTGTGCACCAACATGGTTGAGACTGGAAAAAGCCATGTCACAGCGAAGAG TGCATTTATCAACGGCATCTGGGATTTGGTTGGTTATTTCAAGGACGATGCATCCATTGTG AGTTCTCTAAATAGGTTTATACAGATTCTTACAGACGTGTTGAAATATCAGTCG ATACTCCTTGAGCATGCACAGAAGTCCATAGTGAAAAACCTGAGCCACTTCATCAAGGC GGACATCCGCCAGAGCAAGGAGACGCGACGACACTTTGAGAAGATCAGTGACGACCTGGACAATGCGCTGTTCCGCAACTCGCAGGTGCAACGCACCAAGGTTTCGGAGTGTGAGGATGCCCACAATGTGCTGATTGCCACTCGGTCCTGCTTTCAACACTTGACACTTGATTATGTTCATCAA CTCAGCTGTTTGCAGTCTAAGAAGAGGCATGAGGTGCTGCAAACT CTGTTATCTCTCATGGGTGCCTACAGTACGTACTTTCACCAAGGCTCGGACTTGTTTGAGGACTCTGAGCCCTTTCTCAAGCAGCTGGGAGCCACC CTTGACAAGCTCAGCAAGGAGTCTGCTGACCTTTCAAAGCAACTTGACTCAAGGCACACTCTTGTGACCTCAAAG GATGTGATCCCAGTAGTCCATAAGGACCCTTCGGCCAACAACGGCATCAGCCTGGAAGGATACCTGTTCAAGCGCACCTCCAATGCCTTCAAGACCTGGAACAGGCGGTGGTTCATCATCCAGAATGGTCAGCTAGTGTACCGCAAGCGCTCCAAGGACGAGCAGCGCACAATCATGGAGGAAGACTTGCGGCTGTGCACCGTGAAACCCGCACTGGATTTTGAGCGACGGTTCTGCTTTGAGGTCCTCTCGCCTTCAAA GACTCACATGCTGCAAGCAGATTCTCAAGAGTCGTACGACTGCTGGATCACTGCTTTGCAGTCGGGAATCTCACGCGCGTTAGACCAGCCTGCACGAGATGACGAGGACGAGAAGCTTTCAAAGAAT GAATGGAAAGCATCATCAGATTCTTCATTGTCATCGACCTCAAGGCAAAGTGCAAACCCAGTACCAAAACCTCCAAGGGCTCACAT CCAACTCACTGGCATCCCTGGGAATGATATGTGTTGCGACTGCCGTTCACCTGGACCTTGTTGGGCCAGCATCAACCTGGGTATCACTCTGTGCATCGAATGCTCTGGGATACACAG GAGCATGGGCGTGCATGTGTCCAAAGTGCGCTCCCTGACGCTCGACACCTGGGAGCCGGAAATACTCAAGGTGATGGCTGAACTGGGCAACACAGTCATCAACAGCGTCTACGAGGCTCGCGTGGATGAAAACGTTGCTGTCAGGGCCACACCAGACTGCAGCAg GAGTGTCCGTGAGGCCTGGATTAAGGCTAAGTACTTGCAGAAGGCATTTGTGAAGCCACTTCTTGGGTCAGTGGCCTGCCTGTCCCCACCACGCGATGCGTCACGCGCATCACCAGCAGCAACACCGGTTCTGCGAAAAGCCACGCTGCCTCAACGCTGGAGCGTTCGCAAAATGCACCGTCGCAGGAGGACCATTCATGCCCAAGACCAGCGTCAAGTAGATGCAG GTGACACTGCTCTTGGGGTCTCCCGGCGCCATAGCAGCGCTGTCACATTGCCGGCCGACAAGTCCCCCGTCAGCATCGACGCCTTGTCTGTGAGCTCTGTAGGCTCGGAGACCCGCTTCAGCATGGCCTCGCAGGAGAGTGGGGTGGTCATGAAGGAGGGCGCCTCTCTGCCCCCTTTGGACAGTGAAGGAAAGGCTGCGGTTGAGATGTCCTCCAACCAATCCGAGGACAATGTGCTCGTCTTTGGGGAGTCCCTCGTCCAGGTCATGCCGCCGCCTTCAG AGCTGGAGCTGGACAGCGCAGATGAGTCGCCGACACAAGACGAAGAGGACACAACCCAGGAAGAAGACATGTCCAACCTGAGCCCCAGCTTGCTCCTGTACAG GGCAGCGGCTGCCCACAACTTGCCAGTGATGTGTCTTGCCCTGGCGAATGGAGCTGACCCGAACTGGCCCAATCCGGATGAAGGGGGTCGATACCCTCTCCACCAGGCTATACAGAGC GGCTCTATCATGGCCTGCGAGTTCCTGCTCCTCAATGGTGCCAAATCAAACAGCGCCGACGACAACGGGCGCACGTCCCTCCACATCTCTACCCTGCTGGGGAACACGGG GCAAGTGTGCCTTTTGCTGAAGCATGGGGCTGATCAGCACTCTCAGGATAAGGATGGCGCAACAGCACTGAAGATGGCTGTGGATAACGCCAACCCCGATATCGTCACCATGCTCAGGCTCGCCAAGCTCAATGAGGAGATTCGCCGTGATGAGTTTGGCAACCCAG CAGCAGCCGTCGGACACGCATCAGCTCCGTTGGGTCGCCGTGGAAAAAGTCGGAAGGGGAAGCGCCTTGTCACTACTTGCCTTTCTAGCTTGCACCCGTCGCTCGAAAAGGCTATGGGACCTCGGCTTAAGTCGCAGCACAGGATGAGCGATGGACAATATTGA